A window of the Cuculus canorus isolate bCucCan1 chromosome 3, bCucCan1.pri, whole genome shotgun sequence genome harbors these coding sequences:
- the KCTD3 gene encoding BTB/POZ domain-containing protein KCTD3, translating to MAGNGGGLAGAGSGEIIQLNVGGTRFSTSRQTLMWIPDSFFSSLLSGRISTLKDETGAIFIDRDPAAFAPILNFLRTKELDLRGVSINVLRHEAEFYGITPLVRRLLLCEELERSSCGSVLFHGYLPPPGIPSRKINNVAAPPTDVRTGQNCSESEIHGGDVQPTLAGTGEGTVRLGFPVDPRKVLIVAGHHNWIVAAYAHFAVCYRIKESSGWQQVFTSPYLDWTIERVALNAKVVGGPHGDKDKMVAVASESSIILWSIQDGGSGSEIGVFSLGVPVDALFFIGNQLVATSHTGKVGVWNAVTQHWQVQDVVPITSYDTAGSFLLLGCNNGSIYYIDMQKFPLRMKDNDLLVTELYHDPSNDAITALSVYLTPKTSVSGNWIEIAYGTSSGAVRVIVQHPETVGSGPQLFQTFTVHRSPVTKIMLSEKHLVSVCADNNHVRTWTVTRFRGMISTQPGSTPLASFKILSLEEAESHGSYCSGNDIGPFGERDDQQVFIQKVVPITNKLFVRLSSTGKRICEIQAVDCTTISSFTVRECEGSSRMGSRPRRYLFTGHSNGSIQMWDLTTAMDMVNKSEEKDVGGPTEEELLKLLDQCDLSTSRCATPNISPATSVVQPNRLRESNSSLQLQHHETIHETATYGSVRPYRESPLLARARRTESFHSYRDFQAFNLPSKSPTEKAAATANGNSSQTEARKATAEGSAAERKAATTALEVRGTGVTDAGGCCTTEAYRLPESSLDLKRRGPEEESEAKAESKKKMGFEGAGFLGRKKVPLLASAPVLAEGGPELPGVASPSPTKTAASPRHRKNDLSCQDYGL from the exons TTTGCTCAGTGGAAGAATTTCAACACTAAAGGATGAGACTGGTGCT atatTTATTGATCGAGATCCAGCAGCATTTGCAcccattttaaattttcttcgCACAAAGGAGTTAGACTTAAG GGGAGTGAGTATTAATGTTCTCAGGCATGAAGCTGAATTCTATGGGATCACTCCTTTAG TGAGAAGACTGCTACTATGTGAAGAACTGGAACGCTCATCTTGTGGCAGCGTCCTTTTTCATGGCTACCTGCCTCCTCCAG gCATTCCCAGCcgtaaaataaataatgttgcTGCGCCACCAACTGATGTTAGAACTGGTCAAAACTGCTCTGAGAGTGAGATTCATGGAGGTGATGTCCAACCGACACTTGCTGGTACTGGGGAAGGTACAGTCAGGCTAG GATTTCCAGTGGACCCACGGAAAGTCCTAATAGTAGCGGGCCACCACAATTGGATAGTAGCTGCCTATGCCCATTTTGCTGTTTGCTACAG AATTAAAGAATCATCTGGGTGGCAGCAGGTGTTCACGAGTCCGTATCTGGACTGGACAATTGAGCGAGTGGCTCTCAATGCTAAGGTGGTTGGAGGACCTCATGGAGACAAGGATAAAATGGTTGCAGTTGCCTCGGAGAGCAGCATAATCTTGTGGAGCATTCAAGATGGTGGCAGTGGCAGTGAAATTG gAGTTTTCAGTCTCGGAGTCCCTGTAGATGCTCTCTTCTTCATTGGCAACCAGTTGGTGGCTACGAGCCATACAGGGAAAGTGGGAGTATGGAATGCTGTGACTCAGCATTGGCAG GTTCAGGATGTTGTTCCTATCACAAGCTATGATACTGCTGGGTCTTTTCTGTTGCTGGGCTGTAACAATGGCTCTATCTACTATATAG ACATGCAGAAGTTCCCATTGCGAATGAAAGACAACGATCTTCTAGTGACAGAATTGTACCATGATCCCTCCAATGATGCTATAACAGCTCTCAGTGTCTACCTCACACCTAAAACAA GTGTAAGTGGCAATTGGATTGAGATTGCGTATGGCACCAGCTCTGGAGCAGTGAGGGTGATTGTACAGCACCCTGAAACTGTTGGGTCTGGGCCTCAGCTCTTTCAGACCTTCACAGTTCATCGAAGTCCTGTTACGAAGATCATGCTCTCAGAGAAACACCTTGTGTCAG tttgTGCTGATAACAACCATGTACGGACATGGACTGTGACTCGGTTCCGGGGCATGATTTCAACTCAGCCAGGCTCAACACCTCTTGCATCATTCAAAATCTTATCcttggaggaagcagagagtCATGGCAGTTACTGTTCTGGAAATGACATTG GACCCTTTGGTGAACGTGATGATCAACAAGTGTTTATTCAAAAAGTTGTTCCCATCACTAACAAGCTGTTTGTAAGGCTGTCTTCAACTGGGAAGAG GATCTGTGAGATCCAGGCAGTTGACTGCACTACCATCTCATCATTTACTGTGCGAGAATGTGAAGGATCCAGTAGAATGGGCTCCCGGCCACGCCGCTACCTCTTCACTGGGCATTCAAATGGCAGCATCCAGATGTGGGACCTCACCACAGCTATGGACATGGTTAATAAGAGTGAAGAGAAGG ATGTTGGCGGCCCCACAGAGGAAGAGCTGCTTAAGTTGCTTGACCAGTGTGACTTGAGTACCTCTCGGTGTGCCACACCCAACATCAGTCCTGCCACCTCAGTTGTTCAGCCAAACCGGCTTCGCGAGTCTAATTCCAG CCTCCAATTGCAGCACCATGAAACGATCCATGAAACGGCCACATATGGTTCTGTGCGGCCATACAGAGAAAGCCCCCTGTTGGCAAGAGCAAGGCGGACAGAAAGCTTTCACAGTTACCGGGACTTCCAGGCTTTTAACTTACCCAGCAAAAGTCcaacagaaaaggcagcagctacTGCAAATGGGAATTCAAGCCAGACAGAGGCCAGGAAGGCAACAGCTGAGGGCAGTGCAGCTGAGAGAAAGGCAGCCACAACAGCACTTGAAGTGCGAGGCACGGGTGTGACAGATGCAGGTGGGTGTTGCACCACAGAGGCTTACCGTTTGCCAGAGAGCTCTCTGGATCTCAAAAGAAGAGGACCAGAAGAGGAGAGTGAAGCcaaagcagagagcaaaaagaaaatgggatttgAAGGAGCTGGCTtcctgggaaggaagaaagtgCCTCTCCTGGCCTCTGCACCAGTTCTTGCAGAAGGTGGGCCTGAATTACCTGGTGTGGCTTCTCCGTCACCTACAAAGACAGCTGCTTCACCACGTCACCGGAAGAATGACTTATCCTGCCAAGACTATGGCTTGTGA